One region of Sphingomonas adhaesiva genomic DNA includes:
- the odhB gene encoding 2-oxoglutarate dehydrogenase complex dihydrolipoyllysine-residue succinyltransferase, with the protein MATEVTVPTLGESITEATLGEWLKQPGDPVAADEPIASLETDKVSVEVPSPVAGVMGQHAVKVGDTVEVGAMLATIESGDGAAAAPAAPAAAKPAESAESAPAAGYGNHNEAPVSSDSPAALSPSVRRAVLEHGVDPSTVKGTGKDGRITKEDVAAAASSKPAPAPAAPSTPTPSVAASTGRNEERVKMTRLRQTIAKRLKEAQNTAAMLTTFNDVDMTAVIEARAKYKDLFEKKHGVRLGFMGFFVKAATMALKDIPSVNASTEGDEIVYHDYADISVAVSAPNGLVVPVIRDAQDLSVAGIEKTIGDFGKRAKDGTLKMDEMKGGTFTISNGGVFGSLMSTPIINPPQSAVLGLHRIEDRPVVRDGQVVVRPMMYLALSYDHRLIDGREAVTFLVALKNAIEDPTRILIDL; encoded by the coding sequence ATGGCGACCGAAGTAACCGTCCCGACGCTGGGCGAATCGATCACGGAGGCGACGCTGGGCGAGTGGCTGAAGCAGCCCGGCGACCCGGTGGCGGCCGACGAGCCGATCGCCAGCCTGGAAACCGACAAGGTGTCGGTCGAGGTGCCCTCCCCCGTCGCGGGCGTGATGGGGCAGCATGCGGTCAAGGTGGGCGACACGGTCGAGGTGGGCGCGATGCTCGCCACGATCGAGTCCGGTGACGGTGCCGCCGCCGCGCCGGCCGCGCCTGCCGCTGCCAAGCCCGCGGAATCGGCGGAGTCCGCCCCGGCCGCCGGCTACGGCAACCACAATGAAGCCCCCGTCAGCAGCGACTCGCCCGCGGCGCTTTCCCCGTCGGTGCGCCGCGCGGTGCTGGAGCACGGCGTCGACCCCTCGACCGTCAAGGGCACCGGCAAGGACGGCCGCATCACCAAGGAGGATGTCGCCGCCGCCGCCTCCAGCAAGCCCGCGCCCGCCCCCGCCGCGCCCTCGACCCCGACCCCCTCGGTCGCCGCGTCCACCGGCCGCAACGAAGAGCGCGTCAAGATGACGCGGCTGCGCCAGACGATCGCCAAGCGGCTGAAGGAAGCGCAGAACACCGCCGCGATGCTGACCACGTTCAACGACGTGGACATGACCGCGGTGATCGAGGCGCGCGCGAAGTACAAGGACCTGTTCGAGAAGAAGCACGGCGTCCGCCTGGGCTTCATGGGATTCTTCGTGAAGGCCGCGACGATGGCGCTGAAGGATATCCCCAGCGTCAACGCCTCGACCGAGGGCGACGAGATCGTCTATCACGACTATGCCGACATCTCGGTCGCGGTCAGCGCGCCCAACGGGCTGGTCGTCCCCGTCATCCGCGACGCGCAGGACCTGTCGGTCGCGGGGATCGAGAAGACGATCGGCGACTTCGGCAAGCGCGCCAAGGACGGCACGCTGAAGATGGACGAGATGAAGGGCGGCACCTTCACCATCTCCAACGGCGGCGTCTTCGGCTCGCTGATGTCGACCCCGATCATCAACCCGCCGCAGTCCGCGGTGCTGGGCCTCCACCGCATCGAGGATCGCCCGGTGGTCCGCGACGGGCAGGTCGTGGTGCGCCCGATGATGTACCTGGCGCTCAGCTACGACCACCGCCTGATCGACGGCCGCGAGGCGGTGACCTTCCTCGTCGCACTGAAGAACGCGATCGAGGACCCGACGCGGATCCTGATCGACCTGTGA
- a CDS encoding GIY-YIG nuclease family protein, whose product MKAGCVYLMANHRRGQTYLGVTSNLPRRAWQHRNRVIDGHSRDKDCTLLVWYEYFDDLQDARACEYRMKKWKRAWKLRLIEERNPDWRDLFADVCA is encoded by the coding sequence GTGAAAGCCGGCTGCGTCTACCTGATGGCAAATCATCGCCGCGGGCAGACGTATCTGGGTGTGACGAGCAACTTGCCCCGACGGGCGTGGCAACATCGCAACCGCGTGATTGACGGGCACTCACGCGATAAGGATTGCACGCTGCTCGTCTGGTACGAATATTTTGACGATCTGCAGGATGCGCGCGCCTGCGAATATCGAATGAAGAAATGGAAGCGCGCATGGAAGTTGCGGCTGATCGAGGAGCGAAACCCCGATTGGCGCGACCTGTTCGCTGACGTTTGTGCGTGA
- the lpdA gene encoding dihydrolipoyl dehydrogenase: MADQYDYDVLVIGAGPGGYVAAIRAAQLGLKTACAESRETLGGTCLNVGCIPSKAMLHASELYDHAANGTMAKLGIRTQVELDLETMHAQRRDAVKQLTGGIEFLFKKNKVTWLKGKAAFRDAHSVEVAGQTVTAKNIVIATGSSVTPLPGVAIDQKVVVDSTGALELPKVPQHMVVIGGGVIGLELGSVWRRLGAKVTCVEFLDQILPGFDGDIRKEANKVFKKQGIEFRLSTKVTNVAVDGDRATLTLEPAAGGEATTIEADCVLVSIGRRANTDGLNLEAAGLSANQRGQIDIDHDFRTTVDGVWAIGDVVPGPMLAHKAEDEGIAVAENIAGQHGIVNHDIIPSVVYTWPEIAGVGLTEEAAKEKGEVKVGKFPMLANSRAKTNHEPDGFVKVIADARTDRVLGAWIIAVPAGTMIAQVAQAMEFGATSEDIAYTCHAHPTHSEAIKEAAMAVTGKPIHA, encoded by the coding sequence ATGGCAGACCAGTACGACTATGACGTCCTCGTGATCGGCGCCGGCCCCGGCGGGTATGTCGCGGCGATCCGCGCGGCGCAGCTGGGGTTGAAGACCGCCTGCGCGGAAAGCCGCGAGACGCTGGGCGGGACCTGCCTCAACGTCGGTTGCATCCCGTCGAAGGCGATGCTGCACGCCTCCGAGCTGTACGACCATGCCGCGAACGGCACGATGGCGAAGCTGGGGATCAGGACCCAGGTCGAGCTGGACCTGGAGACGATGCACGCGCAGCGCCGCGACGCGGTGAAGCAGCTGACCGGCGGGATCGAGTTCCTGTTCAAGAAGAACAAGGTCACCTGGCTGAAGGGCAAGGCCGCGTTCAGGGACGCGCACAGCGTCGAGGTCGCCGGCCAGACCGTCACCGCGAAGAACATCGTCATCGCCACCGGCTCCTCGGTCACCCCGCTGCCGGGCGTCGCGATCGACCAGAAGGTCGTGGTCGATTCGACCGGCGCGCTGGAGCTGCCCAAGGTGCCGCAGCACATGGTCGTCATCGGCGGCGGCGTGATCGGGCTGGAGCTGGGCAGCGTGTGGCGCCGGCTGGGCGCGAAGGTGACGTGCGTCGAGTTCCTCGACCAGATCCTGCCCGGCTTCGATGGCGACATCCGCAAGGAAGCCAACAAGGTCTTCAAGAAGCAGGGGATCGAGTTCAGGCTGTCGACCAAGGTCACGAACGTCGCGGTCGACGGCGACCGCGCCACGCTGACGCTGGAGCCCGCCGCGGGCGGCGAGGCGACGACGATCGAGGCGGATTGCGTGCTCGTGTCGATCGGCCGCCGCGCCAACACCGACGGGCTGAACCTGGAGGCGGCGGGCCTGTCGGCGAACCAGCGCGGTCAGATCGACATCGACCACGACTTCCGCACGACGGTCGACGGCGTCTGGGCGATCGGCGACGTGGTGCCGGGTCCGATGCTGGCGCACAAGGCCGAGGACGAGGGCATTGCGGTCGCCGAGAATATCGCCGGCCAGCACGGCATCGTGAACCACGACATCATCCCCTCGGTCGTCTACACCTGGCCGGAGATCGCGGGCGTCGGGCTGACCGAGGAAGCCGCGAAGGAGAAGGGCGAGGTGAAGGTCGGCAAGTTCCCGATGCTGGCCAACAGCCGCGCCAAGACCAACCACGAGCCGGACGGCTTCGTGAAGGTCATCGCGGATGCCAGGACCGACCGCGTGCTGGGTGCCTGGATCATCGCGGTGCCCGCCGGCACGATGATCGCGCAGGTCGCGCAAGCGATGGAGTTCGGCGCCACCAGCGAGGACATCGCCTATACCTGCCACGCGCACCCGACGCATTCGGAGGCGATCAAGGAAGCCGCGATGGCGGTGACCGGCAAGCCGATCCACGCCTGA
- a CDS encoding PepSY domain-containing protein: MSARRTMRRVHLWLGWVVGVPLIFWTASGLWMVARPIAEVRGTALRAAPPALALPSALAAPRAAGATAAAIEMQHGTPRWIVTLPGGAIRRADAATGRLLPGVERAEALALARASVKATAPIVSVTRFAADAAPLDLRRARPSWQVAYDDGTHAYLDADTGTLLAIRTPQWRAFDWMWGLHIMDLGGREDTSHAILIASAALALVASVLGMVLLPVAVWRRRRRT; the protein is encoded by the coding sequence ATGTCGGCTCGCCGTACGATGCGCCGGGTCCATCTGTGGCTCGGCTGGGTCGTCGGCGTGCCGCTGATCTTCTGGACCGCGAGCGGGCTGTGGATGGTCGCCCGCCCGATCGCCGAGGTCCGCGGTACCGCGCTGCGGGCCGCGCCGCCCGCGCTGGCGCTGCCGAGCGCCCTCGCCGCGCCCCGCGCCGCCGGTGCGACCGCCGCGGCGATCGAGATGCAGCACGGTACGCCGCGCTGGATCGTCACCCTGCCCGGCGGCGCGATACGGCGCGCGGATGCAGCCACCGGACGTCTCCTGCCCGGCGTGGAGCGCGCCGAGGCGCTGGCGCTCGCCCGCGCGTCGGTCAAGGCGACGGCCCCCATCGTCTCCGTCACCCGCTTCGCCGCGGATGCCGCGCCGCTCGACCTGCGCCGCGCGCGCCCGTCGTGGCAGGTCGCCTATGACGACGGCACGCACGCCTATCTCGATGCCGACACGGGCACGCTGCTGGCGATCCGCACGCCGCAATGGCGCGCGTTCGACTGGATGTGGGGGCTGCACATCATGGACCTGGGCGGGCGCGAGGATACCAGCCACGCGATCCTGATCGCCAGCGCCGCGCTGGCACTCGTCGCATCGGTGCTGGGCATGGTGCTGCTCCCGGTCGCGGTGTGGCGCAGGCGACGGCGCACCTGA
- a CDS encoding GCN5-related N-acetyltransferase — translation MAIDRTTLERDWLRLTRELLPGLAQARGWPVSADHCFQRIMLDNACGGRWYDHIAGRPAYTHAPVDTLARAIALGEAAIRGEADLTALNRRSLAWRGRTRAG, via the coding sequence ATGGCGATCGACCGCACCACGCTGGAGCGCGACTGGCTGAGGCTGACGCGCGAGCTGTTGCCCGGCCTGGCGCAGGCGCGCGGGTGGCCGGTATCGGCCGATCACTGCTTCCAGCGCATCATGCTCGACAATGCCTGTGGCGGGCGGTGGTACGACCACATCGCCGGACGCCCGGCCTATACCCATGCCCCCGTCGACACGCTGGCGCGCGCGATCGCGCTCGGCGAGGCGGCGATCCGCGGCGAAGCCGATCTGACCGCGCTGAACCGCCGGTCGCTGGCGTGGCGCGGCAGGACGAGAGCAGGGTGA
- a CDS encoding 2-keto-4-pentenoate hydratase, with protein sequence MTTAKEIAARLAAARRTRTALADFPGDVPTTLEDAYAIQRAGIALRGEAAIAGWKVGRIPPDMAARLGEDRFIGPVYCDDVVLAPARGEAVFALFDGGSAAFEAEVAVTLGEVPDDTAPATPEQARAWVVAAHIAVEVAGSPVATLPALKALGSIPDQGNNNGQIIGARLPLDALDDPDTLSCTTRIDGVEIARAAASALPGGPMAALAFAARRVAAIGMRLRAGQFVSTGAITGVHAVRAGQRCEADFGRWGTITCRATCS encoded by the coding sequence ATGACGACGGCGAAGGAGATCGCGGCGCGCCTGGCCGCCGCACGGCGAACGCGTACCGCGCTGGCGGACTTTCCCGGGGATGTGCCGACGACGCTGGAGGATGCCTATGCGATCCAGCGGGCCGGCATCGCGCTGCGCGGCGAGGCGGCGATCGCGGGGTGGAAGGTCGGGCGCATCCCGCCCGACATGGCGGCGCGGCTCGGCGAGGATCGCTTCATCGGGCCGGTGTACTGCGACGACGTGGTCCTTGCGCCGGCGCGGGGGGAGGCGGTGTTCGCGCTGTTCGACGGCGGGTCCGCGGCGTTTGAGGCGGAGGTGGCGGTGACGCTGGGCGAGGTGCCCGACGATACGGCCCCGGCGACGCCGGAGCAGGCGCGCGCGTGGGTCGTCGCGGCGCATATCGCGGTGGAGGTGGCGGGCAGCCCGGTCGCGACGCTCCCTGCGCTGAAGGCGCTCGGGTCGATCCCGGATCAGGGCAACAACAACGGGCAGATCATCGGCGCGCGCCTCCCGCTGGACGCGCTCGACGATCCGGACACGCTGTCATGCACGACGCGGATCGACGGGGTGGAGATCGCCCGCGCCGCGGCCTCCGCGCTGCCCGGCGGCCCGATGGCGGCGCTCGCCTTCGCGGCGCGGCGCGTGGCGGCGATCGGGATGCGGTTGCGCGCGGGGCAGTTCGTCTCGACCGGCGCGATCACCGGCGTCCACGCGGTGCGCGCGGGACAGCGGTGCGAGGCCGATTTCGGGCGCTGGGGGACGATCACCTGCCGGGCGACCTGCTCTTAG
- a CDS encoding metal-dependent hydrolase family protein → MGKMFKSFATALAVVLAAPAASQTAAPAATATAPQVTYIHAGTLLDRPGQAPRGNSTIVVRDGMVAEIRDGFVAPPAGATLVDLSRRFVMPGMIDLHVHLWGIGGDPMRERLTRLNTDDADDMMTSVGNAKKTLAAGFTTVRDLGGNPRGIRALRDAVERGDVEGPSIVNAGSMISVSGGHGDGTNGLAAEWADAVHAHQINVCDGPDECRRAVRQQVGLGAQVIKFAATGGVLSNVAGGLGRAMTPEEMRAIVDTAHALGRKATAHSHAAEGTKAALEAGVDSIEHGSYLDDETIRLFKTRGAWLVPTEIAPIAALAQARSGALPPATIPKAEAAAVAMHASHKRAFAAGVKFAFGTDTGVSKHGDNATEFVQLIDLGMTPAQAIRSATVDAATVLGRDDLGTLAPGKRADIIAVTGSPLDDVRRLEQVDFVMHKGVVAKQPAA, encoded by the coding sequence ATGGGGAAGATGTTCAAATCGTTCGCGACCGCGCTCGCGGTCGTCCTGGCCGCGCCCGCCGCATCGCAGACCGCCGCGCCCGCCGCCACCGCCACCGCGCCGCAGGTCACCTACATCCACGCGGGCACCCTGCTCGACCGGCCCGGTCAGGCGCCGCGCGGCAACAGCACGATCGTGGTGCGCGACGGCATGGTGGCGGAGATTCGCGACGGCTTCGTCGCGCCGCCCGCCGGCGCGACGCTGGTCGACCTGTCGCGCCGGTTCGTGATGCCCGGCATGATCGACCTGCACGTCCATCTGTGGGGAATCGGCGGCGATCCGATGCGCGAGCGGCTGACGCGGCTCAACACCGACGATGCCGACGACATGATGACCAGCGTCGGCAATGCGAAGAAGACGCTGGCCGCGGGCTTCACGACGGTGCGCGACCTGGGCGGCAACCCGCGCGGGATCCGTGCGCTGCGCGACGCGGTGGAGCGCGGCGATGTCGAGGGGCCGAGCATCGTCAACGCCGGCAGCATGATCTCGGTCAGCGGCGGGCATGGCGACGGCACCAACGGGCTCGCCGCCGAATGGGCCGATGCGGTCCACGCGCATCAGATCAACGTGTGCGACGGCCCCGACGAATGCCGCCGCGCGGTGCGCCAGCAGGTCGGGCTGGGCGCGCAGGTCATTAAGTTCGCGGCGACCGGGGGCGTGCTGTCCAACGTCGCCGGCGGCCTGGGCCGTGCGATGACGCCCGAGGAGATGCGCGCGATCGTCGACACCGCGCACGCGCTGGGCCGCAAGGCGACCGCGCACAGCCACGCGGCGGAGGGGACGAAGGCCGCGCTGGAGGCCGGCGTCGATTCGATCGAACACGGCAGCTATCTGGACGACGAGACGATCCGCCTGTTCAAGACCAGGGGCGCGTGGCTGGTCCCGACCGAGATCGCGCCGATCGCCGCGCTGGCGCAGGCCCGCTCCGGTGCGCTGCCCCCGGCGACGATCCCGAAGGCCGAGGCGGCCGCCGTCGCGATGCACGCCAGCCACAAGCGCGCCTTCGCCGCGGGCGTGAAGTTCGCGTTCGGCACCGACACCGGCGTGTCGAAGCACGGCGACAATGCGACCGAGTTCGTCCAGCTGATCGACCTGGGGATGACCCCGGCGCAGGCGATCCGCAGCGCGACGGTGGATGCAGCGACGGTGCTGGGCCGCGACGACCTGGGCACGCTGGCGCCGGGCAAGCGCGCGGACATCATCGCGGTCACCGGCTCCCCGCTGGACGACGTGCGCCGGCTGGAGCAGGTCGATTTCGTGATGCACAAGGGCGTCGTCGCCAAACAGCCTGCCGCGTAG
- a CDS encoding DUF2312 domain-containing protein, which translates to MAEERGEGMGGGQVAADELRLLIERAERLEEEKKGIADDIKDVMAEAKSRGYDAKAIRKILQIRKKKREEYQEEQSILEVYMQALGML; encoded by the coding sequence ATGGCAGAAGAACGCGGCGAAGGCATGGGCGGCGGTCAGGTCGCAGCGGACGAGCTCCGGCTGCTGATCGAGCGCGCCGAGCGGCTCGAAGAGGAGAAGAAGGGCATCGCCGACGACATCAAGGATGTGATGGCGGAGGCCAAGAGTCGCGGCTACGACGCGAAGGCGATCCGCAAGATCCTGCAGATCCGCAAGAAAAAGCGTGAGGAATATCAAGAGGAACAGTCGATCCTGGAGGTCTATATGCAGGCGCTGGGCATGCTGTGA
- a CDS encoding PilZ domain-containing protein, whose product MLAKLQTGFRPREERITVLIPSRMRVGSAWADVVIHNVSSRGLMGGSDSPPAPGSYIEIRRGTIVIVGRVMWGKGRFFGVRTQDRISVKALIDEPRLASRPQAVKEDARGDRRAENRLAHEARMARSIERSRAFSSMFQYVGIVLTIIAAVGLGGSILYGALSEKVDTVTQALEGK is encoded by the coding sequence GTGCTGGCAAAGTTGCAAACCGGCTTCCGCCCGCGCGAGGAGCGGATCACCGTCCTGATCCCGTCGCGCATGCGGGTCGGCAGCGCCTGGGCCGATGTGGTCATCCACAACGTTTCCTCGCGCGGGCTGATGGGCGGCTCCGACTCGCCGCCTGCGCCCGGCAGCTATATCGAGATCCGCCGCGGCACGATCGTGATCGTCGGGCGCGTGATGTGGGGCAAGGGCCGCTTCTTCGGCGTGCGCACGCAGGACCGCATCTCGGTCAAGGCATTGATCGACGAACCGCGCCTGGCCAGCCGCCCGCAGGCGGTGAAGGAAGACGCCAGGGGCGACCGCCGCGCCGAGAACCGGCTGGCGCACGAGGCCCGCATGGCGCGCAGCATCGAGCGGTCGCGCGCCTTCTCCTCGATGTTCCAATATGTCGGCATCGTCCTGACGATCATCGCCGCGGTCGGGCTGGGCGGCAGCATCCTCTATGGCGCGCTGAGCGAGAAGGTCGATACGGTGACACAGGCGCTGGAGGGGAAATAG